The DNA region TTGGTGTTTGCACACTACTCCAAGACCTGACCAGTTTGGTTATACGTATCCAGGGGTGACCCTGCTGATGATATCACTATCAGGGGTCTCTGCTATGCACAAGTCACCCCACCACAACAAGGTGTCACCAATGTCTGTGTTCACACTGTAGAGGATGGGACATGTTCCACTAATACTGCTGAGTCACTACTAATGTGTCAGCAGTTTATCTGAGCTAGAGAACTGAACTGACCCAATAGAGGCCTGCAGAGATAAAGCTGCAAGTGTGAAGTAGGCAGGCAAAGTGTGGGGTGACCTTTAAATAGACCACAGGCCTTAGCGCTTTAGTGCTTTAGCGCTGAGCTGTTAGCAGGAGCTGGGTGTCATCTCTTGGTGGTCTGCAGGAGTCAAGCGAGCCTCATGCAGACCACACAGGAAGATACAATGACTACATGATACAAAACATTTCCTATTACTGGAAATCAGAAGTGAAATGTTCAATTTGCTCAGCAAAGTGAAAAGTCATTTGGCTGGACCTTTTGTGAATTGAACAGATAGAACAGATTTTGTGAATTGACTGACTTAGTTACCATACAAGGAAACCACTGAATATTGTAAATAAAATGTTGACCATGACCTTAAAAGTTCAAACAGTTTAATTATGTGTAGAATTAGTAACTTTCATTACTAattcatgcaaacacaaacacaagcaaacagctGGTTTGCTACAAACATAgttacaaatacatacacattatgcactcaccaacaaacacacactcacatctatTTGACTGCATTTCACAATTCTCACTGTTTCATGTCAGACTGTGTACTTGATTTCGTGAGAAGTCTCTAAAAGTGATGTCACCAAAGCATGTTGGGGTCTGTggtgaagagaggaaagaggaggagtctTTGCTGTGGTCTTAATAGACAAGTCACACTTCAAAAGTCCACAGGACTCAAACAGAAACCTAATGACCAGAACAtcagtgatagatagatagatagatggatacaaATGGAGGAGAAAATACTCTCTAAAGGAGAACATTTCTTTCAGTGTTAGAAAGCCAAAATTGACTTCTTGACACCAAGGGAAGACATGGAGACACTTTTGATCTTCTTCTTCTGTCTGCTTGTTGGTGAgttactctacacacacacacacacacacacacacacacacacacactgcaacacttCACCACTGACATAAGTGTCAAGGATATGAGATGGGAATGTaacaatattgttttatttactgtTATGTctaccatacagtatgtgtcctctgatgtgtttggtgtattgtggctgcctttaactctctctctctctctctctctctctctctctctctctctctctctctctctctctctctctctctctctcgtacgcactgtactgtaagtagCCTAAGTTCCAAATTAAGTTTTATAGTAATGTTCAAGTTAGATCTGCTGCATGAAGAATGCTGCATTCAGCGAATCCTACACTCTGGAGGCATGAACATCAGGGATGATGCACAAGCCCCCAGAGTGTACTGTAGCACTGTAGGTGATTGGTTGCAGATTTCTCTATTAATGTGTGTGGCCTCCTCAACAGTGCTTACTCCTTTTACACGATGTTGCCATCTGTCCTCTATCAAATGAATGGAAGTTCAAATGATATTAatgatgacctgtgtgtgtgtgtgtgtgtgtgtgtgtgtgtgtgtgtgtgtgtgtgtgtgtgtgcccacatactgtaggtgttcatCCTTTGGAGTCTGTGATCCAGGTGACTGGATATGTAGGCCGATCAGCAGTGATCAGATGTCCCTATGATAAAATATATGTGGAAAACTCCAAGTACCTCTGCAGAGGGTCATGTCGTCTTCTTACACTTAAAAATAAGATAGTCAAGACTGAAGCAGGTCAGACCAGAGCAACCAGTGGGAGATTCTCTCTCCATGACAACACCACTGCTGGAGTTTTCACTGTGACCATCACTGGGCTGACTGCAGAGGATTCTGGGCAGTACTGGTGTGGGATTCATACAGGACTTGGAAAGAAAGATGTTTTCTCTCAAGTGAAATTAAAGGTACAAAAAGGTAACACTCAAGTTAAGATATTTGTGTCAGATCAATCATGTTTTCATAGTCAGGCATAGCGTTATTTCACAATTTAATTATATCATTgtacactaactctctctctctctcagtcccctcTCCTTCCCCAAACTCAACCTTTGTGTCCTCCACTGAGGACCACACCCTTTCATCTTCAACTCCGACCTCCAACACCTCTCAAGCTCAGCGTGTCCTGGAGAGAACCATTAGTGTCAATGCAAAAAGGTTTGAACATGTTTATTTTGTAAAATGGCAGATGttgttaggctgggtgaacccagcctgacctgccggcaaatttggatttcgtcaggcagctcaggctggaaaaaTGCTAttctctctgttccctgccagaacctttggctccaatcacaaactagcttatccaaaagatgcaccagattgttggtctgattggttgaaggattattcAAGCATATGGAGTCATGATTTAAACGATGCCAACAGAGCTTGACAGTCCTCTGAGAGAGTATACCTCTCGtgtagtagaaataaagcacagactccccaaactaatgttcaatcttaaaagattgagctagtttggtgatagccagacaaagatgttgtatgtgtatatggCAAAATGAAGGTTACAAAGTTGGcagtcctggtgtgtgtgtgtgtgtgtgtgtgtgtgtgtgtgtgtgtgtctatgctaaTTTAAAAGTTGCTCTCCGCACTGATGACTTCCTGCATTCAGACGCACTTTAAGCCTTCATTACAACATGGGAACAactcaaacaggaagttgaaGCACATACATTACGtgtatagagagaaagatggatagacagatacaaagaggaagagagtatgagagagagagtggtcagaatggcgcggcgcttctagtgttaacacaTTACTCTAAATATTTGACAGCAAGGTGCAGTATTTTTAGATAATAGATTAATAATGTTGAAATGTGAGTGTGACAGCAAATGTTTagattgtaggctacttttgaaCATTTCCAGCTAGATCCAAATCTGGCATTACCCCTCCttccaccaccaacacacaaacacacacccacacaatgctccctgcatctatctatctatctgtctatctatcaatctaccTACCTTTCTCTCCATTACCTTTTGTCCTCCTGTTAAAATGTGTGCCATGTGCCATTTTCTAGAAAATCTGCACTCACCCTGACCTACTGGACTGTACGTGTGACCGTGATCATGTCTGTGTTGGTCCTGACTACTGTCTGCTTATACATATGGTACAAGAAAACTGCCAGGTATGCATAtaggtgcacacacatagacacacagacacacacacacacagacaacacacacacacacacacacacacacacacacacacacacacacacacacacacacacacacacacacacacggaaagatctgttcacacttacacacatcatGTGAATGTTTTAGTTCCCTGAAGTGCGGTTCTTCAATTTCACCAGCAGGGGATGGTAATGCAAAAGCAAGCGGCTGATAATTGTAGTCCATACACTAATACTGTATGAGGACGCTAGGGGTGCAGTTCATATTTAGCCAGTGCTTCTCCATTTTTTGAGAAAGCTATACTCCTTTGGATTGAACAGGAAGATCCTCACAGTTTTTTACACCTCCTTCATAGAAAGTGTACTGACTTTTTCATCTATATGCtggtttcactccctctccatcaaAAATAAGAATCACCTCCAGAGCATTGTGCACACATGCTCTAAGATCATTGGCCACCCTTTTCAGTCACTGACATCGCTGCATGATAAGGCTACACTAAGGAAAGCCAACTCTATCTTGGAAGACTCTACTCATGTTCTACATGGAGTTTTCTAATGGCTGCCCTTTGGCAGGCGTCTGCGCTGTCCTCTTGCTAGGACTAACAGGAGGAAGGCGACCTTTACCTTTGAGGCTATTCGCCTTTTGAACTCAAATatgcccccagccccctcctccctctcctgggactaacacccccccgcccccccccccccccccccctcaccaccaccctgtcttatgttgtgttatgtcttatacagtgggtatagtaagtattcacacccatgctaaagttgactaaaaagaggaatataaaatcatcttttgagaattgattgtaatgccttaattcaaaaaatgagtaaaaatcaaaccgctaaggacactaattttctttgtgattgaagaatgtatcgtaaatagataaatgtttttccttaaatacaggttgcataagtattcaacccctatgttaaattcccataggagcaggaggattttttatatgtttttatttttaaaggccagctatttcatggatccaggatattatgcatcctgataaagttcccttggcctttggaatcaaaatagccccacatcatcacatacccttcaccatagctagagattggcatggtgctttttacagttagccaattagcctgtttgatgctcattgagctcaatgcaaatcatcAGCTGGGGcgccaaaaaaatactgtgcagtaccaaaaaaatactgtgaagTAACAGAAAATTACTTTCTCGTAAAAATacggttattttccataattaaaatacagtttgtaATTGTAATTTTAAAAGGATTTTGcctcattttcatgtttttaatgtttaattagaaacattttcacatttcaaaacaatgaaattacctacaaatatggttaataaatgttgtattacggataataatgcttacatttacagaaatgtgctgttattagttggttttcatggatattggttgtattataatttatattttatgtgatataacagtatatgacacaaaataatgtgattcatctttcaaaacatgtcgcaaaaatgtggaaaaacatgATATTGGGTTTACTATTGCAATAATTTAATGTTAATCTTAATTTCCATTTAATCCCCTCAAATGCATATTTAGAGCTCCCTCCCCAATAACACCATATGTTAGAAACCCTTCCGCAATAATACTAACATTATTGCAGGGCTCGGGTTTCTCCAGCAGTGCCtctgcagacacataatgcaagtaagcattgagtgcccaactttgtgacactgccAAGGGGGTAGAGGAATGCTATTGAAAAAGTGTTCAATTTCGCATTGCACCCAAGAAGAAACATACATATACTCCAAAATGTCCATGTATTTTAGTCATGGTCCTCTCTATAGTGGTTATCCTGACAAATCCCTTAAACAGTCATTTTCTGTGGAATGTTCAATCAGTTGTTCTATGACATATGGTGCACATcccaaaaagccacaataaagagtaatgaggaaaaattaaacattataaacaagaaactaacacttacccataatccctaactgctgtaggctactgggattcagccaatgtgagccctaaggactaaggactaaagacttaattgatctcaggtgctaagtgtgtgaggcctcatagacctctgaagttcgcctacaaaaaagccaccatctttgcccaaattaggagatccggtatcagattttttctatgggaaaataacatggggattttcaattatcgcacctgttgaactctggcggggatgatgacattggaaatgcagacgtttttcactacacagttttgtccactgccgtctagtggatactgtgatcttcggtaggtgaagacggcacactttgatctttgctaccccagagctaacttaccatgcaacttgccataggcagttagcttcaattaactcccggatctccttatatgggcaaagatggcagctttggatcctttttgtaggcgaacttcagaggtctatgcaacttgccataggcagttagcttcaattaacacccggaactcctAATATGGGCAAATTTGGCAGCATTGGATTCTAtttaggcgaacttcagaggtctatgggctcagataggtatttgagaTTGGGACAGCAgttcacaagatcacatgtgtcagtatagttgaaaatccaatgttgattcaacgtaaaacagaggggacactttcaatatcacttcaacATTAGGCTTCAACATAGTTTGAATGTTTCAAACCATATGAAATTACGAAAgatttttttaacatttttcaattagaaatatatgcatttctgatggttttttttgtaaaagaacATGAATATAGTGTTTTTCACTGTTACAGTGATTTCTTGTTATTTCAAATTTGACATGTGAAATCACAgtctatttttgtaaaataaatggcatttccaaaaataatttattccagacaaaatctgtaaaaaaacacagtaaaatcctgacatatcacatttattttttacagtgcattcTTTCAGTGACCATGTCTCTAAAGAAGAAAGGCGTCATGATTCTACCTGTGTGTCCTACACTGATCCTGCAACTGATGGCTAGGCCACAACCACTTGTGTTTGAAAACTAcaggacccacaatgcattgtgTTTAACTGGTTTGATGTTGGAAACAactgaagagttcttttccaaaacgctatatccaccattttaatgaattttcataaatcattttgttacattttgtttttcatgtaatctcagtgaaactgtattggattatgtttagttgatttatctttactcaataaaaacaaaacaactgcatttttattgatattacctgaaatacacaattaaataacataattttttaatgttttcaaaaatggatttatagcgttttggaaaagagctcttcaactATTAAAAAGAAACCATTTACTAAAGTGCACAGACATTTTTCCTCAGAGACAATTGTGTTATACTCTTTTTAACCATAACAAGCTGAGGAGACCATGGATAGAGAGTGGGCATTATTACATGTATTAGTTGAGCAGACAGTGGTGTCCAAAGTGACAGACTATATTACAAGTGATCGCATTGTACAGCTTGGGATTCGCGGCACAAAGGTGCAGCAGTGGAAACCGGGCATTGAGCCCACCGCTTTACAGACTGGTGGACATTGGCCCAGTTTCTTATCCGGTACACTGCCACTGACCCAAATTATACATGTTGGATGAATGAAATAAAAGTGTGGAAGTCATCCAAGATGTAAGAGAACATTATCTTTATAATTCTGCCCTCTATTGTTTTTGAAGGTTATTATATTTAGTGTCCAAAAGTAACTGATGAAGTATCCAACCCCCCAATACAGAAGCCTTTTCAGTCAATATATTAGTGTATAGTTATAATGGGTGTGGGGTGGGTAGAAGGTTTTGAATGAGTGTTactgaaaaaaagagtcagataCATAAAAGCAAAAAGTGGAGTTTGTGAAAAGGACAGTATGCATATAGGCACGTAAATTTTCACATTAGCATTGTTACCGGCTAGGGACAGggaactataataagaatacaCAGTGCAAGTTGCGTAGGGCCCTGcaagttacagtaatcaagGCCTCCTCCCACATCTACAGCTATAGGGACAGTCTTTCATATGTTAGAAAGAGGAAATTGAATTGCTATTCAGGGTTCAGTGGTATCAGCAGTCTGCTGAACTTCTGTTTGATTCTTGGTTTGATGTCAACAGATAATCTGTATAGCATCAATACAGTCTTTCTCAGTTGCCTTGTTACATTTCTCGAGTCATCCTTGAAATtagtaagtgcatttctc from Sardina pilchardus chromosome 1, fSarPil1.1, whole genome shotgun sequence includes:
- the LOC134083623 gene encoding CMRF35-like molecule 8, translating into METLLIFFFCLLVGVHPLESVIQVTGYVGRSAVIRCPYDKIYVENSKYLCRGSCRLLTLKNKIVKTEAGQTRATSGRFSLHDNTTAGVFTVTITGLTAEDSGQYWCGIHTGLGKKDVFSQVKLKVQKVPSPSPNSTFVSSTEDHTLSSSTPTSNTSQAQRVLERTISVNAKRKSALTLTYWTVRVTVIMSVLVLTTVCLYIWYKKTASAFFQ